A genome region from Tolypothrix sp. PCC 7712 includes the following:
- a CDS encoding phycobilisome linker polypeptide — protein MPFGPASRLGVSLFDETPPVEWVPGRSQEEAETIIRAIYRQVLGNAYVMESERLAVPESQFKRGELSVREFVRAVAKSELYRSRFFTSCARYRAIELNFRHLLGRPPLDLEEMRSHSTILDTQGFEAEIDSYIDGDEYQSTFGENIVPYIRGYKTEALQSMVQFTHTFQLVRGASSSSLKGDLSGKAPKLNALVIQSTPTAVISPASAGATFSTPPTGARTRLGVDASAGGKVYRIEVTGYRAKTFNNISKFRRSNQVFLVPYEKLSQEYQRIHQQGGVIASITPV, from the coding sequence ATGCCATTTGGACCAGCTTCACGCTTGGGAGTCAGCCTATTTGATGAAACTCCTCCCGTTGAGTGGGTACCAGGTCGCTCACAAGAAGAAGCAGAAACAATCATTCGGGCAATCTATCGGCAAGTATTAGGTAATGCCTATGTGATGGAAAGTGAGCGGCTTGCTGTGCCTGAATCCCAGTTTAAGCGGGGTGAGTTGAGCGTCCGCGAGTTTGTCAGAGCAGTGGCTAAATCTGAACTATATCGTTCTCGCTTTTTCACCAGTTGTGCGCGCTACCGAGCCATTGAACTCAACTTCCGCCATCTATTGGGTCGTCCACCACTAGATTTAGAAGAAATGCGCTCCCACAGCACAATCCTTGATACTCAAGGGTTTGAAGCTGAGATTGATTCTTATATCGATGGTGATGAGTATCAGTCTACTTTTGGCGAGAACATTGTACCTTACATCCGAGGCTATAAAACCGAAGCGCTTCAGAGCATGGTGCAATTTACTCATACCTTCCAACTGGTACGAGGTGCTTCTAGCAGCAGCCTGAAGGGTGACTTATCTGGCAAGGCTCCTAAGCTGAATGCATTAGTGATTCAAAGCACACCAACAGCAGTAATTTCACCTGCTAGCGCTGGAGCAACCTTCTCGACACCACCTACTGGTGCCCGTACCCGTCTTGGAGTCGATGCTAGTGCTGGTGGCAAAGTTTACCGCATTGAAGTTACAGGTTATCGTGCCAAAACCTTCAATAATATTTCCAAGTTTCGCCGTTCCAATCAAGTCTTTCTGGTGCCCTACGAAAAGCTCTCTCAAGAGTATCAACGGATTCACCAGCAAGGCGGCGTGATCGCAAGTATCACTCCTGTATAA
- a CDS encoding ankyrin repeat domain-containing protein has product MASLNEDLIRAIVKGDTAAVKSLLAQGADANTTGGVTALGASNTALMWAATEGYFDIVELLLAHNADVNVKNPAGYTALMFAAESDRSQIVSLLLDSGADIGDAFWQDALRLRNSYEETVLMTMARRGQTDIVQRLVKMGAELNATNKIGDTALYLAADNGHTYTVKALIELGAEVNTANIGGWTPLMMAAARGDLETMTILLANGADFRPKNRWDATALSEARNSFRSAQAVDLLIKAGATE; this is encoded by the coding sequence ATGGCTTCTCTCAACGAAGATTTGATCCGCGCGATCGTTAAAGGTGACACTGCTGCTGTCAAAAGCTTACTAGCCCAGGGCGCAGATGCTAATACTACCGGGGGCGTTACAGCTTTGGGAGCCAGTAATACAGCATTGATGTGGGCAGCTACAGAGGGTTATTTCGATATCGTAGAATTACTGCTGGCTCATAATGCTGATGTGAATGTGAAAAATCCCGCAGGCTACACAGCTTTAATGTTCGCTGCAGAAAGCGATCGCTCTCAAATTGTTTCTCTGCTGCTCGATAGTGGTGCTGATATAGGCGATGCCTTCTGGCAAGACGCTTTGCGTCTACGCAACTCCTATGAAGAGACTGTATTAATGACAATGGCGCGGCGTGGTCAAACAGATATTGTGCAACGTCTAGTCAAGATGGGTGCTGAGTTAAATGCCACTAATAAAATCGGTGACACAGCATTATACTTAGCAGCAGACAATGGGCATACCTATACAGTCAAAGCATTAATTGAACTGGGTGCTGAGGTCAATACTGCCAACATCGGTGGTTGGACTCCTCTGATGATGGCAGCAGCCAGAGGCGATTTAGAAACTATGACGATTTTATTAGCAAATGGCGCAGACTTCCGTCCCAAGAATCGCTGGGATGCAACAGCATTGAGTGAAGCCCGTAATTCATTTAGATCTGCTCAAGCAGTAGATTTATTAATCAAAGCAGGGGCGACGGAGTGA
- a CDS encoding phycobiliprotein lyase, with the protein METKVLMNITKFVANSIGHWRSQRSAHHLAFGHFEAVQSEIDIIALPDDDPAVIDLCKSYNIDPQTVVSPFRMTWEGQSDWDDSEIKGTCVLVPIPDPDSPHRGKLLRDQGYAETIAAAGDYYFTEDGTFVLVTAYERAAAEEKIWFVNPNVRCRVSLIKTSAGSGVVTASFSSEIRQDIQN; encoded by the coding sequence ATGGAAACCAAAGTGTTGATGAATATTACAAAGTTTGTGGCAAATTCTATAGGGCATTGGCGATCGCAACGTAGTGCCCATCATTTAGCATTTGGTCACTTTGAAGCTGTACAGTCTGAGATAGATATCATTGCTCTTCCAGATGACGATCCAGCAGTGATTGACTTATGTAAAAGCTATAATATCGACCCTCAAACTGTGGTTTCCCCATTTCGCATGACTTGGGAAGGCCAATCAGATTGGGATGATAGTGAAATCAAAGGCACCTGTGTCCTCGTTCCCATCCCCGATCCAGATAGTCCCCATCGCGGTAAACTCCTGCGCGATCAAGGCTATGCAGAAACAATCGCCGCAGCTGGCGATTATTACTTTACGGAAGACGGCACATTTGTGTTAGTCACCGCTTACGAGCGCGCCGCTGCTGAAGAAAAAATCTGGTTTGTTAACCCCAATGTTCGTTGTCGGGTTTCCTTAATTAAAACTAGTGCCGGTTCAGGAGTTGTTACTGCCTCATTTTCTTCAGAAATTCGCCAGGATATTCAGAATTAA
- a CDS encoding EVE domain-containing protein, producing MNYWLMKSEPEVYSITDLQQQGETIWDGVRNYQARNFLRQMQPGDLAFFYHSNTNPPGIAGLMRVVKTGIADPTQFDPNSTYYDPKSSLESPRWQTVVVEFVETFSDLISLSTLKEEFSAEELMVVRTGNRLSVMPVSLTVANKILTMRFSLPTNNDELLGQRKL from the coding sequence GTGAATTATTGGTTAATGAAATCAGAACCAGAAGTTTATAGTATTACTGACCTACAACAGCAAGGCGAAACTATCTGGGATGGTGTTCGCAATTATCAAGCTCGTAACTTTCTGCGCCAAATGCAACCAGGAGATTTAGCTTTTTTCTATCATTCCAATACCAATCCTCCTGGTATTGCTGGCTTAATGCGTGTAGTAAAAACGGGTATTGCCGATCCCACGCAGTTTGACCCAAATAGTACTTACTACGACCCCAAATCAAGCCTCGAATCTCCTCGTTGGCAAACAGTTGTAGTAGAATTTGTAGAAACTTTTTCTGATCTGATTTCGTTGTCAACGCTGAAAGAGGAATTTAGCGCTGAAGAACTAATGGTGGTGAGAACAGGAAATCGATTATCAGTGATGCCTGTCTCATTAACAGTGGCTAATAAGATTCTGACGATGCGGTTTTCATTGCCAACAAATAACGATGAACTATTGGGTCAACGAAAGTTATAG
- a CDS encoding chromophore lyase CpcT/CpeT: MTSSLPKIPDTVSPNLITLARWMAGDFSNYQQAFENSKDYAHIHVFFRPLPFEFFSGIGLYSEQVYDYDLWRPYRQGVHRLIDKGDEIYIENYSLKQALYYAGAARDLNILKTITPNCIERRYHCSMIFKREGDKFIGGVEPGNLCLIEKNGCQTYLDSYVEITETTWVSLDKGMDVNTHQQVWGSTFGPLRFEKRESFADEIPNIL; the protein is encoded by the coding sequence ATGACCTCTTCACTACCAAAAATTCCTGACACTGTATCGCCTAATTTAATCACCCTGGCTCGTTGGATGGCAGGTGATTTCAGCAACTATCAACAGGCATTTGAAAATTCTAAAGATTACGCCCATATTCATGTTTTCTTTCGCCCATTACCGTTTGAATTCTTCTCAGGAATTGGGCTTTATTCAGAACAAGTATATGATTATGATTTGTGGCGACCTTATCGCCAGGGAGTCCATCGTCTTATCGATAAAGGCGATGAAATTTATATCGAAAATTACAGCCTAAAACAAGCACTGTATTATGCAGGTGCAGCGCGAGACTTAAATATTCTCAAAACTATTACCCCAAATTGTATTGAACGCCGATATCATTGCTCAATGATTTTTAAACGCGAGGGAGATAAATTTATCGGCGGTGTTGAACCTGGAAACCTATGCTTAATTGAGAAAAATGGCTGCCAGACTTATCTAGATAGTTACGTTGAAATTACAGAAACCACTTGGGTAAGCCTAGATAAAGGTATGGATGTGAATACACACCAACAAGTTTGGGGATCTACCTTTGGGCCATTACGGTTTGAAAAGCGGGAGAGTTTTGCAGATGAAATCCCAAATATCCTATGA
- a CDS encoding class I SAM-dependent methyltransferase → MNNLPNQSDDYFKNNWISYQKVLTNNYMEHQEIAGVLHKLLTDYFQRPFSLLELGCGDASLTVQALLNTNLADYTGIDLSAAALAIAQCNMAQIQCRQTFIQDDISKILEELGQSQKQSFDVIMSSFVVHHLTLAQKDRLIEQISHLLKAQGIFILIDIVRKEEETQEQYCQRYSKNMRRNWTALSPQDISIIENHVYKYDFPETQTTLGKLTQKHNFIRVECLYKDTSDTAQFLCIYN, encoded by the coding sequence ATGAATAATCTCCCAAATCAATCAGATGATTACTTTAAAAATAATTGGATAAGTTATCAAAAAGTTTTAACTAACAATTATATGGAACACCAAGAAATTGCTGGTGTTTTGCATAAATTACTAACTGATTACTTTCAAAGACCATTTTCTTTACTTGAACTGGGATGCGGTGATGCTAGTTTAACAGTTCAAGCTTTATTAAATACTAATCTTGCCGACTATACGGGAATTGACTTGTCCGCAGCAGCTTTGGCAATTGCCCAATGCAATATGGCACAAATTCAGTGTAGACAAACTTTCATTCAAGACGATATATCTAAAATTCTTGAGGAACTAGGTCAAAGTCAAAAGCAAAGTTTTGATGTCATTATGAGTTCTTTTGTTGTACATCACCTGACTCTTGCACAAAAAGATAGGCTTATAGAGCAAATATCTCATCTGCTGAAAGCTCAAGGTATATTTATTTTGATTGACATAGTGCGTAAAGAAGAGGAAACCCAAGAACAGTATTGTCAGCGCTACTCAAAAAATATGCGTCGAAACTGGACAGCATTGTCGCCTCAAGATATATCGATAATTGAAAATCATGTGTATAAATATGATTTTCCTGAAACTCAAACTACTTTGGGTAAACTTACACAAAAGCACAATTTTATCCGCGTTGAATGTTTATATAAAGATACTTCTGATACTGCACAATTTTTGTGCATATACAACTGA
- a CDS encoding DUF2656 domain-containing protein, which translates to MLNQFQGRMLLSHNFDVSPDTVQALSREEFAEVFKSSLSVYEQLQCRLVNHPHWTVEILFPTNEFSPQQVGELCAKALAEKRRSQQLSAETIPQILILGGIKTTPPTSDSPDALQPGNWGVDVVETPSGEAFLQKIAWDNTIAQKPADSVFKVEIKTA; encoded by the coding sequence ATGTTGAATCAATTTCAAGGGCGAATGCTACTCTCTCATAACTTTGATGTTAGTCCTGACACAGTACAAGCCCTCAGTCGGGAAGAATTTGCTGAAGTATTTAAATCAAGCTTGAGTGTCTATGAACAACTACAATGCAGGTTGGTGAATCATCCTCATTGGACTGTAGAAATTTTGTTCCCTACCAATGAATTTTCGCCGCAGCAAGTTGGCGAACTCTGTGCTAAGGCTTTAGCAGAAAAACGGCGATCGCAACAATTAAGTGCAGAAACTATTCCACAAATTCTGATTTTAGGTGGTATCAAAACAACTCCCCCTACTAGCGATTCTCCTGATGCTCTGCAACCAGGAAACTGGGGTGTGGATGTGGTAGAAACTCCCTCTGGTGAAGCATTTTTGCAGAAAATAGCTTGGGATAACACTATTGCCCAGAAACCCGCAGACAGTGTATTTAAAGTTGAAATAAAGACAGCTTGA
- a CDS encoding phycobilisome rod-core linker polypeptide gives MASQTILELWPSSSLEEVQTIIRAVYKQVLGNPHVMESERLVTAESQLCDRSITVREFVRSVAKSDFYRNRYFQSCAPYRFVELNFLHLLGRAPQDQREVSEHIVRTVAEGYDAEIDSYIDSSEYEAAFGENVVPYYRGRSSEANSKQVGFNRIFALDRGPAQIDSAVKSAQLVYAVATNSANAIKASSSTVIGSGTEKRFKILVQGSKFDSPRRISTTEYIVPASKMTPQIQRINRTSGKIVSITEIV, from the coding sequence ATGGCATCCCAGACAATTCTTGAACTTTGGCCCTCTAGTAGCTTAGAAGAAGTTCAAACTATTATCCGTGCAGTTTACAAACAGGTTTTAGGCAACCCTCATGTTATGGAGAGTGAGCGGTTGGTGACAGCAGAATCACAATTATGCGATCGCTCCATCACCGTGCGGGAATTTGTCCGCAGCGTTGCCAAGTCTGATTTTTATCGCAACCGCTACTTCCAATCCTGCGCTCCCTACCGATTTGTAGAACTTAACTTCTTACATTTGCTTGGTCGCGCACCCCAGGATCAAAGAGAAGTTTCCGAACACATCGTTCGTACTGTAGCTGAAGGCTACGATGCTGAAATTGACTCCTATATCGATAGTAGTGAATATGAAGCAGCCTTTGGTGAAAACGTAGTGCCTTACTATCGTGGTAGAAGTAGCGAAGCCAACTCCAAGCAAGTAGGCTTCAACCGCATATTTGCCCTTGATCGCGGCCCTGCCCAAATTGATAGTGCAGTTAAATCGGCTCAATTGGTCTATGCTGTTGCTACTAACAGCGCCAACGCGATCAAAGCCTCTTCATCCACAGTCATTGGCTCTGGAACTGAAAAACGATTCAAAATCTTGGTGCAAGGTTCCAAATTCGACAGTCCCCGACGCATCAGTACCACTGAGTACATTGTTCCAGCTAGTAAGATGACTCCCCAAATTCAGCGGATTAATCGTACTTCTGGCAAAATCGTCAGCATTACTGAAATTGTCTAA
- a CDS encoding phycobilisome rod-core linker polypeptide has translation MALWIETESVELRPNATEEDLQATIRAVYRQVLGNAHIFENQRLTNAESQLRNGDITVAGFVRAVAQSDLYRSLFFETSSPYRFIELNFKHLLGRAPQDQAEIAEHVQIYNTQGYAAEINSYIDSDEYIRSFGDNIVPSARGNRTQAGIKNVGFNRTFALMRGFAANDLGKSAKLISDIGSNLATKIVAPAAGSGAVSNTGKRFRISVSKANFGARVTKSVATFEVGYNQLAQKIQSIQKTGGKIISIAEIA, from the coding sequence ATGGCACTTTGGATAGAAACCGAGTCCGTTGAATTACGCCCCAACGCCACTGAAGAGGATCTACAAGCAACGATCAGAGCCGTATATCGCCAAGTTTTGGGCAATGCTCATATATTTGAAAATCAACGGCTGACCAATGCTGAGTCGCAATTGCGGAACGGTGATATTACTGTTGCTGGTTTCGTTAGAGCTGTGGCTCAATCAGACCTATACCGTTCATTGTTTTTTGAAACTTCTTCTCCCTATCGTTTTATCGAATTGAACTTCAAACATTTGCTCGGTCGCGCCCCCCAAGATCAGGCGGAAATTGCAGAACACGTGCAAATTTACAACACCCAAGGTTACGCAGCAGAAATCAACTCCTACATTGATAGTGATGAATATATCAGGAGTTTTGGCGACAATATTGTGCCCTCTGCTCGTGGTAATCGTACCCAAGCCGGGATTAAAAATGTCGGTTTTAACCGTACCTTCGCGTTAATGCGGGGATTTGCTGCTAACGATCTAGGTAAATCGGCAAAATTGATTAGCGATATTGGCTCTAATCTCGCCACCAAAATTGTTGCCCCTGCTGCTGGTTCCGGTGCTGTTAGCAATACAGGTAAGAGGTTCCGGATCTCTGTCTCCAAAGCCAATTTTGGTGCTAGGGTGACTAAGAGCGTAGCCACCTTTGAAGTGGGATACAACCAGCTAGCCCAGAAAATTCAAAGTATCCAGAAAACAGGAGGCAAGATTATTAGTATTGCGGAAATAGCTTAA